The Aeromicrobium yanjiei DNA segment TCGCCTACCAACACGTCCATGAGCAACCTGCGCCGGCCAGCACCGATGTCGCCCGGCTCGACGCCGTGCTCGCCACAGCTCTCGCCAAGTCCCGGACCGATCGGTTCCGGAGCGCGCGGGCCTTCAGCGAGGCCCTGGGGTCCGCGGCCGAAGGCATCGTCCGCGGCCCACGCACAGCACCAGCCATGAGCGGCCACGCCGAGGTGGCCGCAGTCGACTGCTGACCGACAGCAGATCAACGAGAGAGGGAAGACGATCATGGGACTCATCACTGTGGGGGACGAGAGCGGCACGCCGGTCGAGCTCTACTACGAGGATCAGGGCGGGGGACAACCCGTGGTCCTCATCCACGGCTATCCGCTGAGCGGGCACAGCTGGGAGCGCCAGACGCGCACGCTGCTCTCTGCCGGATACCGCGTCATCACCTACGACCGGCGCGGCTTCGGCCAGTCCTCGAAGGTCGGCACGGGTTATGACTACGACACGTTCGCCGCAGACCTGGACGTCCTGCTGCGGACGCTCGACCTGCGCGACGTCATCCTCGTCGGCTTCTCGATGGGTACAGGAGAGCTGGCCCGTTACGTCTCGACGTACGGGCCCGAGCGGGTGGCGCGGCTCGCCTTCCTCGCCTCGCTGGAGCCCTTCCTTCTCGCCGGTGATGACAACCCCGAGGGAGTGCCGCAGGAGATCTTCAGCGGGATCGAGGCCGCGGCGAAGGCTGACCGCTATGCCTGGTTCACCCAGTTCTTCGCTGACTTCTACAACCTCGACGAGAACCTCGGGACCCGGATCAGCCAGGATGCGGTGACTGGCAGCTGGAACGTCGCGATCTCCAGTGCTCCGGTCGCTGCCCACGCCGTCGTTCCGTCCTGGCTCGAGGACTTCCGGCCGGACATCGAGGCGGTCCGTGCGAGCGGCAAGCCGGTCTTGATCCTGCACGGCACCGCGGACAACATCCTGCCGATCGATGCCACGGCGCGTCGGTTCCGTCAGCTCCTCCCGGACGCCCGGTACACCGAGATCGAGGGTGCGCCGCACGGGCTGCTCTGGACGCACGCCGACGACGTGAATGACGCGCTGCTCGCCTTCTCGGCGGACCGATGAGCGCCGTCGAGAGCATCGTCACCCGTGGCGACCTGATCACCGGCCTCTACGTCCTGATCGATGCGCCGTGACCGCCTCAACCACCACTACCAGGAGGACGCACACATGACAGCCATCCAGGTTCTCCCGGACCCGTCCCGCCTGCGCTACCAGGCGAGCATCGACGGTGAGGTCGCAGGCTTTGTCGAGTACATCGTGACCGATGAGCTGATCGTCTTCACGCACACCGAGGTCCACCCACGGTTCGAGGGCAAGGGCGTCGGCTCGGCGATCGCCCGGTTCGCGCTGGACGACGTCCGTGTCACCTCGTGTACGGCGTCCCTG contains these protein-coding regions:
- a CDS encoding alpha/beta fold hydrolase; the encoded protein is MGLITVGDESGTPVELYYEDQGGGQPVVLIHGYPLSGHSWERQTRTLLSAGYRVITYDRRGFGQSSKVGTGYDYDTFAADLDVLLRTLDLRDVILVGFSMGTGELARYVSTYGPERVARLAFLASLEPFLLAGDDNPEGVPQEIFSGIEAAAKADRYAWFTQFFADFYNLDENLGTRISQDAVTGSWNVAISSAPVAAHAVVPSWLEDFRPDIEAVRASGKPVLILHGTADNILPIDATARRFRQLLPDARYTEIEGAPHGLLWTHADDVNDALLAFSADR
- a CDS encoding GNAT family N-acetyltransferase, which encodes MTAIQVLPDPSRLRYQASIDGEVAGFVEYIVTDELIVFTHTEVHPRFEGKGVGSAIARFALDDVRVTSCTASLIRRRKSR